The proteins below are encoded in one region of Cygnus olor isolate bCygOlo1 chromosome 19, bCygOlo1.pri.v2, whole genome shotgun sequence:
- the NTMT1 gene encoding N-terminal Xaa-Pro-Lys N-methyltransferase 1 isoform X1, translated as MCRRGDVTASAAARLVPAAARAPRRPAPRQAGPRAVSESPVGTCPSASMSSEVVEDEFEFYSKAEKYWKDVPATVDGMLGGYGHISSIDINSSRKFLQRFLRDGPNRTGTTRALDCGAGIGRITKRLLLPLFKTVDMVDVTEDFLTKAKSYLGEEGRRVRNYFCCGLQDFSPEPNSYDVIWIQWVIGHLTDNHLSDFLKRCRAGLRPNGIVVIKDNMAQEGVIMDDVDSSVCRDLDVVRKIIRRAGLHLLAEERQENFPDEIYHVYTFAMR; from the exons atgTGCCGTCGCGGTGACGTCACGGCGAGCGCCGCCGCCCGGTTGGTGCCGGCGGCCGCCCG agcaCCGCGCAGACCGGCTCCACGCCAAGCTGGCCCCCGAGCAGTGAG CGAGTCCCCCGTGGGCACGTGCCCCTCGGCCAGCATGTCGAGCGAGGTGGTGGAGGACGAGTTTGAGTTCTACTCCAAGGCGGAGAAGTACTGGAAGGACGTGCCCGCCACGGTGGACGGCATGCTGGGCGGCTACGGCCACATCTCCAGCATCGACATCAACAGCTCCAGGAAATTCCTGCAGCGGTTCCTGCGG GACGGCCCCAACAGGACGGGGACGACCCGCGCTCTGGACTGCGGGGCGGGCATCGGCCGCATCACCaagcggctgctgctgcccctcttCAAGACGGTGGACATGGTGGACGTGACGGAGGACTTCCTCACCAAGGCCAAGAGCTAcctgggggaggagggcaggcgGGTGCGCAACTACTTCTGCTGCGGCCTCCAGGACTTCAGCCCCGAGCCCAACTCCTACGATGTCATCTGGATCCAGTGGGTCATCG GACACCTCACCGACAACCACCTCTCCGACTTCCTGAAGCGGTGCCGCGCCGGGCTGCGGCCCAACGGCATCGTGGTCATCAAGGACAACATGGCTCAGGAGGGCGTGATCATGGACGATGTGGACAGCAGCGTCTGCCGGGACCTGGATGTGGTCCGCAAGATCATCCGCCGCGCCGGGCTGCACCTCCTGGCCGAGGAGCGCCAGGAGAACTTCCCCGATGAGATCTACCACGTCTACACCTTTGCCATGAGATGA
- the NTMT1 gene encoding N-terminal Xaa-Pro-Lys N-methyltransferase 1 isoform X2: protein MSSEVVEDEFEFYSKAEKYWKDVPATVDGMLGGYGHISSIDINSSRKFLQRFLRDGPNRTGTTRALDCGAGIGRITKRLLLPLFKTVDMVDVTEDFLTKAKSYLGEEGRRVRNYFCCGLQDFSPEPNSYDVIWIQWVIGHLTDNHLSDFLKRCRAGLRPNGIVVIKDNMAQEGVIMDDVDSSVCRDLDVVRKIIRRAGLHLLAEERQENFPDEIYHVYTFAMR from the exons ATGTCGAGCGAGGTGGTGGAGGACGAGTTTGAGTTCTACTCCAAGGCGGAGAAGTACTGGAAGGACGTGCCCGCCACGGTGGACGGCATGCTGGGCGGCTACGGCCACATCTCCAGCATCGACATCAACAGCTCCAGGAAATTCCTGCAGCGGTTCCTGCGG GACGGCCCCAACAGGACGGGGACGACCCGCGCTCTGGACTGCGGGGCGGGCATCGGCCGCATCACCaagcggctgctgctgcccctcttCAAGACGGTGGACATGGTGGACGTGACGGAGGACTTCCTCACCAAGGCCAAGAGCTAcctgggggaggagggcaggcgGGTGCGCAACTACTTCTGCTGCGGCCTCCAGGACTTCAGCCCCGAGCCCAACTCCTACGATGTCATCTGGATCCAGTGGGTCATCG GACACCTCACCGACAACCACCTCTCCGACTTCCTGAAGCGGTGCCGCGCCGGGCTGCGGCCCAACGGCATCGTGGTCATCAAGGACAACATGGCTCAGGAGGGCGTGATCATGGACGATGTGGACAGCAGCGTCTGCCGGGACCTGGATGTGGTCCGCAAGATCATCCGCCGCGCCGGGCTGCACCTCCTGGCCGAGGAGCGCCAGGAGAACTTCCCCGATGAGATCTACCACGTCTACACCTTTGCCATGAGATGA
- the ASB6 gene encoding ankyrin repeat and SOCS box protein 6 has translation MPFLHGFRRIIFEYQPLVDEILGLLALRDARQSALESPACLGSDRSQLSAVRRVLERETHSPFYQEGVSYALLKVTELGLVAAAEILLEFGADLSFEDPVTYYTPLHIAVLRNQPDMVELLVRHGADINRRDRIHESSPLDLASEEPERLSCLQRLLQLGADVNAADKNGKTALLHALASSDGVQIHNTESVRLLLEGGADVRATTKDGDTVFTYVIFLLGEVACSSAEEARVTNRFCFRVTQLLLAHGANPSECPAPESLTHLCLSNFKHHFPLLRFLLESGAAYNCCLHGPACWSGFQIVFECLCSHLSGSEDDGFYADLIQKGQTLLELMMASSQAVRLPSNFEVNTSSCRYHGEKIRTLFCSLKQLEHTPQALKHLCRVFIRQRLKPWPVDVKIKALPLPDRLKWYLLIDHAAVGHEDL, from the exons ATGCCCTTCCTGCACGGCTTCCGCAGGATCATCTTCGAGTACCAGCCCCTGGTGGACGAGATCTTGGGGCTGCTGGCGCTGCGGGATGCGAGGCAGAGCGCGCTTGAGAG ccctgcctgcctgggcaGCGACAGGAGCCAGCTCTCGGCTGTGAGGCGAGTTTTGGAGAGGGAGACCCACTCCCCGTTCTACCAGGAAGGCGTGAGCTATGCCCTGCTGAAGGTCACCGAGCTGGGGCTCGTCGCCGCCGCAGAAATCCTCCTGGAGTTCGGCGCCGACCTCAGCTTTGAAG ACCCCGTTACCTACTACACCCCGCTGCACATCGCGGTGCTCCGCAACCAGCCGGACATGGTGGAGCTGCTGGTGCGCCACGGGGCGGACATCAACCGCAGAGACCGG ATCCATGAGAGCAGTCCCCTTGATCTGGCCAGCGAGGAGCCCGAGCGGCTGTCGTGCCTCCAGAGGCTGCTTCAGCTGGGGGCCGACGTCAACGCAGCCGACAAAAACG GAAAGACAGCGTTGCTGCACGCCCTGGCCAGCAGCGACGGCGTCCAGATCCACAACACCGAGAGCGTCCGTCTCCTGCTGGAAGGAG GTGCAGACGTCAGGGCCACCACCAAAGACGGCGACACCGTCTTCACCTACGTCATCTTCCTGCTGGGCGAGGTGGCGTGCAGCAGCGCGGAGGAGGCGCGGGTGACAAACCGCTTCTGCTTCCGCgtcacccagctgctgctggcccacGGTGCCAACCCCAGCGAGTGCCCGGCCCCCGAGTCCCTCACCCACCTCTGCCTCAGCAACTTCAAGCACCACTTCCCGCTCCTGCGCTTCCTGCTCGAGTCGGGCGCTGCCTACAACTGCTGCCTCCACGGCCCCGCCTGCTGGTCGGGCTTCCAGATCGTCTTCGAGTGCCTCTGCTCTCACCTCAGTGGCTCCGAAGATGACGGCTTCTACGCAGACCTCATCCAGAAGGGGCAGACTCTGCTGGAGCTCATGATGGCCAGCTCACAAGCCGTCCGGCTGCCCAGCAACTTTGAGGTCaacaccagcagctgcaggtacCACGGGGAAAAGATCAGGACTCTCTTCTGCTCCCTGAAGCAGCTGGAGCACACCCCCCAGGCACTGAAACATCTCTGCAGGGTGTTTATCCGGCAGCGCCTTAAGCCTTGGCCAGTAGACGTTAAAATCAAGGCTCTACCTCTTCCGGACAGGCTGAAGTGGTACCTCCTCATCGACCACGCCGCTGTTGGGCACGAGGACCTCTGA